A genomic segment from uncultured Desulfuromonas sp. encodes:
- a CDS encoding NADH-quinone oxidoreductase subunit I — protein sequence MIKEFIQGLSITAKHLLPGNSTTVEYPKVKLEPSERYRGLHRLVPDHNREKCVACYLCPTVCPAKCITVEAGEDENGVKYPTVYQIDMLRCIFCGYCVEACPVEAIEMTGEYELANYKREDFCFTKERLLK from the coding sequence ATGATTAAAGAGTTTATCCAGGGCTTAAGTATCACGGCAAAGCATCTGCTTCCGGGAAATTCAACAACCGTTGAATATCCGAAAGTCAAGCTTGAACCATCCGAGCGTTATCGTGGTCTGCATCGTCTGGTTCCTGATCATAATCGGGAAAAATGTGTGGCCTGCTATCTGTGCCCGACCGTCTGCCCGGCGAAATGCATCACGGTTGAGGCTGGGGAAGATGAAAACGGCGTGAAGTATCCGACTGTCTATCAGATCGATATGTTGCGTTGCATCTTCTGTGGCTACTGCGTCGAGGCGTGTCCCGTTGAAGCCATCGAGATGACCGGTGAATACGAATTGGCCAATTATAAGCGTGAAGACTTCTGCTTCACCAAGGAGCGTTTGCTCAAATAA
- a CDS encoding complex I NDUFA9 subunit family protein — MRIFITGGSGFVGHHLIQALIDHGHTVRCLIRHSSSIPAASEHIETTIGDVTHPEGLEQSMSGCDAVIHLVGIIRAFPHRGITFDKLHIEATRNIITAAEKSGIRRYLHMSANGASPQAQEKYASTKWQAEELVRQSQLDWTIFRPSLIYGPDGEFTQLLYRQVRHLPIVPIIGDGHYQLTPVSVRDVALGFAKALSCEQARKQIFHCCGPDTCSYNELIDLVAEAIGKRAPAKLHHPLSIMYPLTRLLEGLSFFPVTCDQISMLTQGNVCDCEHWASTLQITPTPLAEGIKKALAG; from the coding sequence ATGCGTATTTTCATCACTGGAGGCAGCGGTTTTGTCGGCCACCATCTCATTCAGGCTCTCATTGATCACGGACACACTGTTCGTTGCCTCATTCGACATAGCAGCTCTATCCCGGCAGCTTCCGAACACATTGAAACGACCATCGGAGATGTCACTCACCCTGAGGGGTTAGAGCAGTCCATGTCGGGCTGTGATGCGGTTATTCACCTGGTCGGTATTATTCGGGCCTTTCCTCATCGCGGGATCACCTTTGACAAACTGCACATTGAAGCCACCCGCAATATCATCACTGCGGCTGAAAAATCTGGCATTCGGCGATATCTTCACATGAGCGCCAATGGAGCATCACCACAAGCCCAGGAAAAATACGCTTCAACAAAATGGCAAGCTGAAGAGCTGGTGCGACAATCGCAACTCGACTGGACGATTTTCCGCCCGTCACTTATTTATGGCCCGGATGGTGAATTTACACAATTACTGTACCGTCAGGTGCGCCATTTGCCGATCGTGCCAATCATCGGCGATGGTCACTACCAGCTCACTCCTGTTTCGGTCAGGGATGTCGCGCTTGGCTTTGCAAAAGCGCTGTCATGTGAACAGGCCAGAAAGCAAATCTTCCATTGCTGCGGCCCCGACACATGCAGCTACAATGAACTGATTGACCTCGTTGCAGAGGCAATAGGAAAACGGGCCCCAGCAAAACTTCACCACCCGTTAAGCATCATGTATCCGTTGACCCGTCTGCTTGAAGGTCTTTCTTTTTTTCCGGTCACCTGTGACCAGATCAGCATGCTGACCCAAGGCAATGTCTGCGACTGCGAACACTGGGCTTCAACTCTTCAAATCACCCCAACGCCTTTAGCCGAAGGAATAAAAAAAGCCCTGGCCGGATAA
- the nuoK gene encoding NADH-quinone oxidoreductase subunit NuoK, translated as MITITHYMVLSAILFSMGTIGVLTRRNAIVVFMCVELMLNAVNLTFIALSSHLGNMDGQIFVFFIMTVAAAEAAVGLALMIAFFRNRKSIDVEDFSLLKW; from the coding sequence ATGATCACTATTACTCATTATATGGTTCTGAGCGCTATTCTGTTCTCCATGGGAACGATCGGTGTCCTGACGCGTAGAAATGCCATCGTTGTTTTTATGTGCGTCGAGTTGATGCTTAATGCGGTCAATTTGACCTTTATTGCTTTGTCAAGTCATCTCGGAAATATGGATGGTCAGATCTTTGTGTTTTTCATCATGACCGTAGCTGCGGCAGAAGCCGCTGTTGGTCTGGCTTTGATGATTGCCTTCTTCCGTAACAGAAAGTCCATTGACGTTGAGGATTTCAGCCTGTTGAAATGGTAA
- the ndhC gene encoding NADH-quinone oxidoreductase subunit A: MLESYLPILVLITIALLFALGSVAFSFIFGPKKPSAVKLAPYECGMPLIGTARERFSVKFYIVAMLFILFDIEAVFLYPWAVVFKRLGMFGFVEMGVFIVILLVGYVYVWKKGALEWE, from the coding sequence ATGCTTGAGAGTTATCTGCCGATACTCGTCCTCATAACCATTGCACTTTTGTTTGCATTAGGTTCAGTGGCTTTTTCGTTTATTTTCGGCCCCAAAAAGCCCAGTGCTGTCAAGCTTGCCCCCTATGAATGTGGGATGCCGCTGATCGGTACAGCTCGTGAGCGTTTCTCGGTCAAATTTTACATCGTCGCCATGCTGTTTATCCTGTTCGATATTGAGGCGGTCTTCCTTTATCCGTGGGCAGTTGTTTTTAAACGCTTGGGGATGTTTGGTTTTGTCGAGATGGGCGTTTTCATTGTGATCCTGCTGGTTGGCTATGTCTATGTCTGGAAAAAAGGAGCATTGGAATGGGAATAA
- a CDS encoding NADH-quinone oxidoreductase subunit J, whose amino-acid sequence MELLQLFFFYVVAFVALVSGFCVISCRNPINSAISLVMTFFCLAIFYVMLHAPFMAAVQVMVYAGAIMVLIIFVMMLLNQGSEVIARYRHAVTGAFIAAIVMLVQVVVILKNGGVSSAVGPINADVVENVGHVELIGQAMFTDFLLPFEIASILLLVAIVGAVVLAKREV is encoded by the coding sequence ATGGAATTACTGCAGTTGTTCTTCTTTTATGTCGTTGCGTTTGTCGCCCTTGTTTCAGGGTTCTGTGTGATTTCATGCAGAAACCCCATCAACAGCGCAATTTCGCTCGTTATGACGTTTTTTTGCCTGGCGATTTTCTATGTCATGTTGCATGCCCCATTTATGGCTGCCGTGCAGGTCATGGTGTACGCCGGTGCCATCATGGTCCTAATTATCTTCGTCATGATGCTGCTTAATCAGGGCTCAGAAGTGATTGCTCGATACCGCCATGCGGTCACCGGGGCGTTCATCGCTGCCATTGTGATGTTGGTACAGGTTGTCGTCATTCTTAAAAACGGTGGTGTCAGCAGTGCTGTCGGACCGATTAATGCGGATGTCGTTGAGAATGTCGGTCACGTAGAACTGATCGGTCAGGCGATGTTCACCGACTTTTTGCTGCCGTTTGAGATTGCTTCCATTCTGTTACTGGTCGCTATCGTCGGAGCCGTTGTTCTGGCTAAACGGGAAGTATAA
- the nuoH gene encoding NADH-quinone oxidoreductase subunit NuoH, translated as MSELLSLSNDPLLFIGVMIAKILAVFIVVVLIVAYATYAERKIIGRMQTRLGPTMTGPLGLLQPIADGLKLFFKEDIIPAQSSKLAFILAPMMILVPAFITIAVVPFGDTITVGGYVVPLQITDLNIGILYILAMAGLGVYGIVLAGWASNNKYSLLGGVRSAAQMISYELAAGLAIISVFMLSETLSLQGIVEAQAGSVLDWYIFSQPLAFCLFVVTSLAEINRTPFDLPEAETELVSGFCTEYSSMKYALFFMAEYANMIVVSAITATLFLGGPAGPFPGPINLLLKVFFFMFLFIWIRATFPRVRYDQLMFMGWKVFLPLALLNIVITGAVVVF; from the coding sequence ATGTCTGAACTGCTTAGCCTCTCGAACGATCCACTGCTGTTTATCGGCGTCATGATTGCCAAGATTCTGGCCGTGTTTATCGTGGTGGTTCTGATTGTTGCTTATGCGACCTATGCCGAGCGCAAGATTATCGGTCGTATGCAGACGCGTCTTGGACCGACGATGACTGGACCGCTTGGACTGCTGCAGCCGATCGCAGATGGTCTGAAGCTGTTTTTTAAAGAAGACATCATCCCGGCTCAGTCCAGCAAGTTGGCCTTTATTCTGGCACCGATGATGATCCTGGTTCCGGCCTTTATTACCATTGCCGTTGTTCCTTTTGGGGACACGATTACTGTCGGCGGCTATGTTGTCCCGTTACAGATTACTGATTTGAATATTGGTATCCTGTATATCCTGGCGATGGCTGGTCTGGGCGTTTACGGTATCGTTCTGGCGGGTTGGGCGTCCAATAACAAATATTCTCTGCTCGGCGGGGTTCGTTCTGCAGCGCAGATGATCTCCTACGAATTGGCAGCGGGCTTGGCGATCATCTCGGTTTTCATGCTTTCCGAGACATTAAGCCTGCAGGGGATTGTTGAGGCTCAAGCCGGTTCAGTTTTAGATTGGTACATTTTCTCACAACCGTTGGCCTTCTGCCTGTTTGTTGTGACGTCATTGGCCGAGATCAATCGGACTCCGTTTGACCTCCCTGAAGCGGAAACAGAATTGGTTTCCGGTTTCTGTACCGAATACTCTTCCATGAAATATGCTCTGTTCTTCATGGCGGAATACGCCAATATGATCGTGGTTTCCGCGATTACGGCAACGCTGTTTCTTGGTGGGCCTGCCGGTCCGTTCCCTGGTCCTATCAATCTGTTGTTGAAGGTGTTTTTCTTCATGTTCCTGTTTATCTGGATTCGTGCCACCTTCCCACGTGTTCGTTACGACCAGTTGATGTTCATGGGATGGAAAGTGTTCCTGCCGTTGGCATTGCTGAATATTGTTATTACCGGTGCTGTGGTTGTTTTTTAA
- a CDS encoding NADH-quinone oxidoreductase subunit M, with the protein MSEHLLSLMTFFPLLGMFIILMLPKNNGGLLKGATLVFTLITFVISLPLALDPVFKTSGGMHYTEFAEWISVTNYFQMNYSVGIDGISLWLVMLTTFIMPIAVLSTWQAVTKNVKGYMALMLLLETAMLGAFIALDLFLFYIFWELMLIPMYFMIGIWGGANRIYAAVKFFIYTAVGSLLMLVAILFIYYAAVNSGMDISGFSIADFYNLSLDPQLQKWLFLAFAFSFAIKVPMFPVHTWLPDAHTEAPTAGSVILAAVMLKMGTYGYVRFAMPLFPEATQTFLPYMTALAVIGIVYGALVAMMQKDVKKLVAYSSVSHLGFVMLGIFALNTIGVSGAVLQMINHGISTGALFLIVGFIYERRHTRLISEFGGLSKQMPVFATIFMIVTLSSIGLPATNGFVGEFMILLGAYQSELRWFAVVSTSGVILAAVYMLWMFQRVMFGKLDNPKNQVLKDLSLRELCVIMPLLVFVFWIGVYPNTFLEKMTPAIDQMIEQVSGKQPIPMPTAAPAAVHEPVEAPAAHHGHGH; encoded by the coding sequence ATGTCAGAACATCTTCTCAGCCTGATGACATTCTTCCCCCTTCTGGGCATGTTCATCATTTTGATGCTGCCTAAGAATAATGGTGGATTGCTTAAGGGTGCGACACTGGTTTTTACTTTGATCACCTTTGTGATCAGTTTGCCTCTGGCTCTTGACCCGGTTTTTAAAACTTCGGGAGGCATGCACTATACGGAGTTCGCTGAATGGATCAGTGTCACGAACTATTTTCAGATGAACTACAGTGTCGGCATCGATGGTATCAGTCTGTGGCTGGTCATGTTGACGACGTTCATCATGCCGATCGCCGTCCTGTCAACTTGGCAGGCTGTGACGAAAAACGTCAAAGGCTATATGGCTCTGATGCTGTTGCTAGAAACGGCTATGCTCGGCGCATTCATCGCTCTGGATCTGTTCCTGTTCTATATTTTCTGGGAACTGATGCTGATTCCGATGTATTTCATGATCGGTATTTGGGGTGGTGCAAACCGCATTTATGCAGCAGTCAAGTTCTTCATCTATACTGCAGTCGGTTCTCTGCTGATGCTGGTAGCGATTCTCTTCATCTACTATGCCGCAGTTAATTCCGGTATGGATATCTCCGGTTTCAGCATCGCTGATTTTTATAACCTGTCACTTGATCCGCAATTGCAAAAATGGCTGTTCCTGGCGTTTGCCTTTAGTTTCGCCATTAAGGTTCCTATGTTTCCGGTTCATACCTGGTTGCCGGATGCTCATACCGAGGCACCGACCGCTGGCTCGGTTATCCTTGCCGCTGTTATGTTGAAGATGGGTACCTACGGCTATGTACGTTTTGCCATGCCCCTGTTCCCGGAGGCGACACAAACATTCTTGCCTTATATGACAGCCCTGGCGGTGATCGGTATCGTTTATGGTGCTCTGGTTGCCATGATGCAGAAGGATGTTAAAAAACTGGTTGCGTACTCTTCGGTATCTCACCTTGGTTTTGTCATGCTGGGTATCTTTGCCCTCAATACCATCGGTGTTAGTGGTGCCGTGTTGCAGATGATTAACCACGGTATTTCTACCGGCGCACTGTTCCTTATTGTTGGATTTATCTATGAGCGTCGTCATACTCGTTTAATTAGTGAATTTGGCGGTCTGTCAAAGCAGATGCCGGTGTTTGCGACGATATTTATGATTGTGACGCTGTCTTCCATCGGTCTTCCGGCCACGAATGGTTTTGTCGGTGAGTTCATGATTTTGCTTGGAGCCTATCAGAGTGAACTGCGCTGGTTTGCTGTTGTATCAACCTCCGGCGTTATTCTCGCGGCTGTTTATATGCTGTGGATGTTCCAGCGCGTTATGTTTGGCAAGCTGGATAATCCGAAAAATCAGGTTCTTAAGGATCTTAGCCTGCGCGAGCTGTGTGTGATTATGCCTCTTCTGGTGTTTGTTTTCTGGATCGGTGTTTATCCGAATACCTTCCTTGAGAAGATGACGCCGGCAATCGATCAGATGATTGAGCAAGTTTCCGGAAAGCAACCGATCCCGATGCCGACGGCAGCTCCTGCTGCAGTTCATGAGCCGGTTGAGGCTCCTGCTGCGCATCATGGACATGGTCATTAA
- a CDS encoding NADH-quinone oxidoreductase subunit B family protein has translation MGINAVEQASGADYYHVLGNNIMTTSLDKVVNWARSRSLWPMTFGLACCAIEMMATGAARFDLDRMGVLFRASPRQADVIIIAGTVTHKMLPVIETVYEQMPEPKYVIAMGACASSGGVFDTYSVLQGIDQALPVDVYIPGCPPRPEGLLYGLIKLQEKIMRERNSFGAAIGAGKVIPG, from the coding sequence ATGGGAATAAACGCAGTAGAACAGGCTTCCGGAGCGGATTACTATCACGTTCTGGGGAATAATATTATGACGACCTCGCTGGATAAGGTTGTCAACTGGGCCCGTTCCCGCTCACTGTGGCCCATGACGTTCGGTCTGGCTTGTTGTGCGATTGAAATGATGGCCACTGGTGCAGCCCGTTTTGACCTTGACAGGATGGGGGTTCTTTTTCGCGCCTCTCCGCGTCAGGCCGACGTTATTATTATTGCCGGTACGGTCACTCATAAGATGTTGCCTGTTATTGAAACGGTTTATGAGCAGATGCCTGAGCCGAAGTATGTCATTGCCATGGGAGCCTGTGCTTCTTCCGGCGGTGTTTTCGATACATACAGTGTGCTGCAGGGGATTGACCAGGCTCTGCCTGTTGATGTTTATATCCCGGGCTGCCCTCCGCGTCCTGAGGGTCTGTTGTATGGTCTGATCAAGTTGCAGGAAAAGATCATGCGTGAGCGCAATAGCTTCGGTGCTGCTATCGGTGCCGGTAAAGTTATTCCAGGCTAG
- the nuoL gene encoding NADH-quinone oxidoreductase subunit L, translating into MYDKLWLIPLFPFLGFLINGLLGKKIKNEKVIGAIATLAIFSSFIVSCKYFLQLLGDSQKVHEVIVASWMTVAPLQVDWGFLLDPLSGLMIMNVTGLSTLIHLYSIGYMHGEEGYYRFFAYLNLFTFAMLMLVLGNNALVMFVGWEGVGLCSYLLIGYYFEKKSASDAGKKAFVVNRVGDFGFLLGLFTLFWSLGQKGVWTIRFTEISANAHLLENGGIIVTIVTLCFFLGATGKSAQIPLYTWLPDAMEGPTPVSALIHAATMVTAGVYMIGRMNGLFAMAPDTMMVIAIIGAATALFAATIGLAQNDIKRVLAYSTVSQLGYMFLAMGVGAFTAGIFHLLTHAFFKACLFLGSGSVIHGMHHAYHHAHLHDDPQDMRNMGGLRKKMPITFITFLLSTLAIAGIPFFSGFFSKDEILWWAFASTRGHWALWLAGAIAAALTAFYMFRLVFMTFFGEQKTDARAKDHIPESPLVITLPLMILAFLATFGGFLGVPHVLGNLIGHFPNKLEHFLAPVFEHTQELHHIAAHGAASTEYSFMAISVAIAVLGISVAWVMYCKNPQLPGKIVAKLPKLHRAVFNKWYIDEFYDALIVNPTKRFGTFLWQIFDVRLVDGLVNGVAWVVRGSGRALRHTQTGLTHSYAMSMVLGVVVILAIYVFN; encoded by the coding sequence ATGTACGACAAATTATGGCTTATTCCGTTGTTCCCCTTCCTGGGGTTCCTGATCAACGGACTGCTGGGCAAAAAGATTAAAAATGAAAAGGTGATCGGGGCCATTGCAACCTTGGCGATCTTCTCTTCCTTTATCGTGTCCTGCAAATATTTCCTGCAGTTGCTTGGTGACAGTCAAAAAGTTCACGAAGTGATTGTTGCGAGCTGGATGACAGTTGCCCCTCTTCAGGTCGATTGGGGTTTCCTGCTGGACCCTCTGTCCGGACTGATGATAATGAACGTCACCGGATTATCCACCTTGATCCACCTGTACTCCATCGGCTACATGCACGGTGAAGAGGGGTATTACCGGTTCTTTGCCTATCTGAACCTGTTTACTTTTGCCATGCTGATGCTGGTTCTGGGTAACAATGCCTTGGTCATGTTTGTTGGCTGGGAAGGCGTTGGTCTGTGTTCCTACCTGCTGATTGGTTACTACTTTGAGAAAAAGAGTGCCAGTGACGCTGGTAAAAAAGCCTTTGTTGTTAACCGTGTAGGTGACTTTGGTTTCCTGCTTGGTCTGTTTACCCTGTTCTGGTCTCTTGGCCAAAAAGGGGTATGGACGATTCGTTTTACAGAAATCTCTGCCAATGCACATTTGCTTGAAAATGGTGGAATTATTGTCACCATTGTCACGTTGTGCTTCTTCCTTGGTGCCACCGGTAAATCAGCGCAGATTCCACTGTATACCTGGCTGCCCGATGCGATGGAAGGTCCGACACCTGTTTCTGCGCTGATCCATGCTGCAACCATGGTTACAGCCGGTGTTTACATGATCGGTCGTATGAATGGCCTGTTTGCCATGGCACCGGATACAATGATGGTTATTGCCATTATCGGTGCTGCAACAGCGCTGTTTGCCGCAACCATTGGTTTGGCACAAAACGACATCAAACGTGTCCTGGCTTACTCAACGGTTTCGCAGTTAGGTTACATGTTCCTGGCCATGGGTGTTGGCGCATTTACGGCAGGTATCTTCCACCTGCTGACTCACGCCTTCTTCAAAGCGTGCCTGTTCCTCGGTTCCGGTTCAGTTATCCACGGTATGCACCACGCATATCACCATGCGCATCTTCATGACGATCCTCAGGATATGCGTAATATGGGTGGTCTGCGTAAAAAAATGCCGATTACATTCATTACCTTCTTGCTGTCAACTCTGGCGATTGCCGGGATTCCGTTCTTCTCCGGTTTCTTCTCTAAAGACGAAATTCTCTGGTGGGCTTTCGCTTCTACCCGTGGCCATTGGGCACTGTGGCTGGCTGGTGCGATTGCCGCCGCTTTGACAGCGTTCTACATGTTCCGCCTCGTGTTCATGACCTTCTTTGGTGAGCAGAAAACGGATGCACGTGCCAAGGATCATATTCCCGAGTCTCCTTTGGTCATTACTCTGCCACTGATGATTTTGGCATTTTTGGCAACTTTTGGCGGTTTCCTCGGTGTGCCGCATGTTCTCGGTAATCTGATTGGGCATTTCCCGAACAAGTTGGAGCACTTCCTTGCGCCTGTGTTCGAACACACTCAAGAACTGCACCACATTGCAGCTCATGGTGCTGCCAGCACTGAGTACAGTTTTATGGCGATCTCCGTTGCCATCGCAGTTCTCGGTATCAGCGTCGCCTGGGTCATGTATTGTAAAAATCCCCAGCTGCCTGGGAAAATCGTTGCCAAGCTGCCCAAGCTGCATCGTGCAGTTTTCAACAAATGGTACATTGATGAGTTTTATGATGCCCTGATTGTTAACCCGACGAAACGTTTCGGAACGTTCTTGTGGCAGATTTTTGATGTCCGCTTGGTCGATGGTCTGGTTAACGGTGTTGCCTGGGTCGTACGCGGCAGTGGCCGGGCATTGCGTCACACTCAAACAGGACTTACCCACAGCTATGCCATGTCCATGGTACTCGGTGTTGTGGTAATCCTCGCCATCTACGTGTTCAACTAA
- a CDS encoding NADH-quinone oxidoreductase subunit C — MSQAVVAKLKGNFAASVLDVKEHRGEVTVTVKKEDIVDICRFLKEDAGYNFLCDLCGVDYLGQTPRFMVVYNLYNITTKERLRVKVPVEEQDCCVDTVSGVWSTANWPERECWDLMGISFTGHPDLRRILMPADWEGHPLRKDYPLQGPGRDLYQGRLS, encoded by the coding sequence ATGAGCCAAGCTGTCGTAGCAAAGCTGAAAGGGAACTTCGCCGCCTCGGTGCTGGATGTTAAAGAGCACCGTGGTGAGGTGACGGTCACGGTGAAAAAAGAGGATATCGTTGATATCTGCCGCTTCCTCAAAGAGGACGCTGGCTACAATTTCTTGTGTGATCTGTGTGGAGTTGATTACCTCGGTCAAACCCCCCGTTTTATGGTGGTGTATAACCTGTATAACATCACGACGAAAGAACGTTTGCGGGTCAAGGTTCCCGTTGAGGAGCAGGATTGTTGTGTGGATACCGTCAGTGGTGTCTGGTCAACAGCCAACTGGCCCGAGCGTGAGTGCTGGGATTTGATGGGGATTTCATTTACAGGACACCCTGATCTGCGTCGTATCCTTATGCCGGCTGATTGGGAAGGGCATCCTCTGCGCAAGGATTATCCGTTGCAGGGGCCTGGTCGTGATCTGTACCAGGGACGACTTTCGTAA
- the nuoD gene encoding NADH dehydrogenase (quinone) subunit D, with product MATKETMTINMGPQHPSTHGVLQLVLELDGETVVKAVPHIGFLHRGVEKLSENRSYHRALPLTDRLDYLAPMSNNLGYVLAVEKLLGITDQIPERAKVVRVMMAELTRIKSHLVWLATHALDIGAMTVFLYCFREREAIMDMYEKLSGARMTSNYFRVGGLSLDLPEGFENDVRDFIDAMPGHIDTYEGLLTGNKIWQKRTIGVAKISAEDAIDIGLTGPALRGSGVDWDLRRDNPYSGYEDYDFKVITRDGCDTFDRYKVRLDEMRESCKIIHQTLEKLQPGPILADVPSVCLPAKKDVVNSIEGLIHQFKIITEGFKPEPGEVYQGIEAPKGELGYYMVSDGSANPFRMKIRPPSFINLQALPQMIEGALLADVIAAIGTLDIVLGEIDR from the coding sequence ATGGCAACTAAAGAGACGATGACAATCAATATGGGACCGCAGCATCCGTCGACCCACGGCGTGTTGCAGCTGGTTCTTGAACTGGATGGCGAGACTGTTGTTAAAGCGGTTCCCCATATCGGATTTTTGCACCGTGGTGTTGAAAAACTGTCGGAAAATCGCAGTTATCACCGTGCTCTGCCCCTGACTGACCGTCTGGATTACCTGGCACCGATGAGTAATAACCTTGGTTATGTGCTGGCGGTCGAAAAACTGTTAGGCATTACCGACCAGATTCCTGAGCGCGCCAAAGTCGTTCGCGTCATGATGGCCGAGCTGACCCGGATTAAAAGTCATTTGGTCTGGTTGGCGACTCACGCACTCGATATCGGTGCGATGACGGTGTTCCTGTATTGCTTCCGTGAGCGCGAAGCCATCATGGATATGTATGAGAAGCTGTCTGGTGCTCGCATGACGTCCAACTACTTCCGTGTTGGTGGTTTGTCGTTGGATCTGCCCGAAGGCTTTGAAAATGATGTGCGTGATTTTATTGATGCCATGCCCGGCCATATTGATACCTACGAAGGTCTGCTGACTGGCAATAAAATCTGGCAGAAACGTACTATTGGTGTTGCCAAGATCAGTGCTGAAGATGCCATTGATATCGGTCTGACCGGCCCGGCACTGCGTGGCAGTGGCGTTGATTGGGACCTGCGTCGTGATAATCCCTACAGCGGGTATGAGGATTACGATTTCAAAGTTATCACCCGTGATGGTTGTGACACGTTTGATCGCTACAAAGTCCGCCTCGATGAGATGCGCGAATCCTGCAAGATTATCCACCAGACACTTGAAAAACTGCAGCCCGGCCCCATTCTGGCAGACGTTCCGTCGGTTTGTCTGCCCGCAAAGAAGGATGTTGTGAATAGCATCGAGGGCCTGATTCACCAGTTTAAAATTATCACCGAGGGCTTTAAGCCTGAACCCGGTGAGGTTTATCAGGGCATTGAAGCACCTAAGGGTGAGCTGGGTTACTACATGGTGTCTGATGGTAGCGCCAATCCGTTCCGTATGAAAATCCGCCCGCCATCATTTATTAACCTTCAGGCGTTGCCGCAAATGATTGAAGGGGCTCTTCTTGCGGACGTTATCGCAGCAATCGGTACGCTGGACATCGTTCTGGGAGAGATCGACCGTTAA